CGACGCGACAATCGTGCTCAACGACTGGGGCGGCGGCCAATTCCTCGTCGCCGACGGACTGGCCCCGGCCGAACACGTCGCTCGGGTCGGGCGGCTCGCGCTCGTCGCGTGCGAGGCCTTCGACAACTTCCCGCCCAAGCCCGCGCGGGCGGCCGTGAAACTGCTCCGGCTGCCCGGCGGGCCGTGGCTGCACGCCCAGGCCACCCGGACCTCGTTTTACCGGCACGCCAAAGCCGCGTACGGCGGGATGTGCGAAAGCCGGATCCCGGACGACGTTCTCGAAGGCTGGTTCTCCCCGGCGTTGCGGGACAAGGAAATCCGCCGGGACATGGTCAAATTCGCCACCGGGAGCCCGCCGCGGCGCGTGCTGCTCGAATGGACGGAGCGGCTGCGGGCGTTCGAGCGGCCGGTCCTGGTGGTGTGGGCGGGCAAGGACCGGATGATGCCCGCCGAGCACGGACGACGGCTCGCCGACCTGTTTCCGGACGGCCGTCTCGTGGAGATCCCGGACAGCGGCACGCTGATTCCCGAGGATCAGCCGGAATTGCTGGCCAAGGAACTGACCGCGTTCCTCGCCGAAACCGGCGCGCGCTGAGTCGTCAGGCCGATACCGTCAGCGGGAAACGCACGCCGGTCAGCTCTTCGGAGACTGTCCACAAGCGACGGGCAGTCTCCATGTCGCGTGCTTTCGCTGACCGGCCAACGAGTTTCGGCGCGCCGCGGTTCTGCAGGAAGCTGCGCGGACCCGCGTAGCTGTTCCCGGGAATGTCGGCCAAAGCGGCGTAAAGGGTCGGCCGGGCGCCCTGCTCGGGGGTTTGCGCGATCAAGCGAGTGCCGAATTTCGCGAGGGAAGAGAGCACCGGCGTCTCGACTTTCAGCAGGTTCGTCGCCGCCACGCCCGGATGCGCGGCGGTCGCGAGCACCGGCGAACCGGCTTCGGTCAGCCGCCGCTGGAGTTCGGCGGTGAACAGCAGGTTCGCGAGTTTCGACTGCCCGTAGGCCGCCGTCGCCCGGTACGGCCTGCGTTCCCAGTTCAGGTCGGCGAAATCGATCGAGCCGACCCGGTGCCCGTTCGACGAAACGGTCACCACCCGGCCGCGGATCTGCCGCAGCAGCAGGTTCGTGAGCGCGAAATGGCCGAGATGATTGGTCCCGAACTGGGATTCGAAGCCGTCCGCGGTGCGCGACAGCGGCGGGATCATGATGCCGGCGTTGTTGATCAGCAGGTCGATCGGCTCGGTGAACTCCGCGGCGAACGCGCGGACCGACGCCAGGTCGGCGAGGTCGAGCCGCCGGACTTCGACGTCGCCGGGCAGCTGGTCGGCGACCTCGCGGCCGCTGTGCGGATTCCGCACCGCGAGCACCACCCGCGCGCCCTTGGCCGCCAGTGCCGCCGCTGTCGCCCTGCCCAATCCGCTGTTCGCGCCGGTGATCACGGCCGTGCGGCCGGTCTGGTTTTCCGGAAGAAGGTCCATGTCCCCAAAGTAGGCACCGGCAACAATGTTGTCAACGGAAACATACTGCTAGACTCGTCGGGTGCCCGACCAGCCCGAAGACCGCCCCTACCACCACGGCAGCCTCCGCACCGCCTTGCTCGACGCGGCTGAACGCGGTCTGCGCGCGCACGGGGCCGACCGCCTGTCGTTGCGCGACCTGGCCCGGGAGATCGGCGTCAGTCACGCCGCGCCGCGCCGCCACTTCCCCGATCGGCAGGCGTTGCTCGACGCCCTCGCCGAAGCCGGTTTCGCCCGCCTGGACAGCGCGTTGCGAACGGCCCTGAAGACCGCCAACGACTTCCCGGGCCGCGTACGCGCCGCAGCCACCGCGTACACCCGCTTCGCCACCGAGAACTCGGCGCTGCTGGAACTGATGTACACGAGCAAGCACCGCCCCGGCGCGTCGCGGATCGTGCAGGCCGCCGAAGCGCCGTTCTCGCTGATGAACGACCTGATCGTCGAAGGCCAGCAGCAGGGCGCGCTGCAGGACGGCCCGCCGCAGCAGATCGGCGTCGTGCTGTTCGCGACGCTGCAAGGAATCGCGACGCTCGGCAACGGGAACCTGGTTCCGCCGGAATTGCTCGACGGGCTCGTGGACACCGCCGTCACGCAGTTCCTGCGCGGCGCTCGTCCATAACAAAACCGATAGGCCGGGCGAATGCGGCGGACAATTGGATACCGTGGTCGGCATGGCTGACCAACGACCGCTCGGCTTGCGGGAACGCAAGAAGCTCGACACGCGCAAAGCGCTGAGCGACGCCGCAGTGGCGCTGATGTATGAGAGAGGTCCAGACAACGTCGTCCGCGAGGACATCGCCGAGCGCGCCGGGGTGTCGCTCCGGACGTTCAGCAACTACTTCGCCACGAAATACGACGCGGTCGCCTACCGGCAGGAGCACCGGATCCGGCTCAGCGCGGAACTGCTGCGCAAGCGCCCGGCCGACGAACCGCTGTGGACCGCGCTCGCCGAAGCGCTCATCGAACCGCTGCGCGCCGACGGAGTGCCGTACGGGCAGCCGGCGTCCGAGCAGATCAGCGCGGTGCAGGCGTGGAGCGCGACGCCGGAGATGCGCACCGCGCTGG
The nucleotide sequence above comes from Amycolatopsis sp. AA4. Encoded proteins:
- a CDS encoding alpha/beta fold hydrolase; this encodes MPRVELSAGPIDYTDTGGSGPALVFGHGFPMSGTQWRKVVPLLDGYRCLLPTLPLGAHLAPMRPDADLTQFGVARLLGEFLAALDLHDATIVLNDWGGGQFLVADGLAPAEHVARVGRLALVACEAFDNFPPKPARAAVKLLRLPGGPWLHAQATRTSFYRHAKAAYGGMCESRIPDDVLEGWFSPALRDKEIRRDMVKFATGSPPRRVLLEWTERLRAFERPVLVVWAGKDRMMPAEHGRRLADLFPDGRLVEIPDSGTLIPEDQPELLAKELTAFLAETGAR
- a CDS encoding oxidoreductase, which encodes MDLLPENQTGRTAVITGANSGLGRATAAALAAKGARVVLAVRNPHSGREVADQLPGDVEVRRLDLADLASVRAFAAEFTEPIDLLINNAGIMIPPLSRTADGFESQFGTNHLGHFALTNLLLRQIRGRVVTVSSNGHRVGSIDFADLNWERRPYRATAAYGQSKLANLLFTAELQRRLTEAGSPVLATAAHPGVAATNLLKVETPVLSSLAKFGTRLIAQTPEQGARPTLYAALADIPGNSYAGPRSFLQNRGAPKLVGRSAKARDMETARRLWTVSEELTGVRFPLTVSA
- a CDS encoding TetR/AcrR family transcriptional regulator translates to MPDQPEDRPYHHGSLRTALLDAAERGLRAHGADRLSLRDLAREIGVSHAAPRRHFPDRQALLDALAEAGFARLDSALRTALKTANDFPGRVRAAATAYTRFATENSALLELMYTSKHRPGASRIVQAAEAPFSLMNDLIVEGQQQGALQDGPPQQIGVVLFATLQGIATLGNGNLVPPELLDGLVDTAVTQFLRGARP
- a CDS encoding TetR/AcrR family transcriptional regulator, producing MADQRPLGLRERKKLDTRKALSDAAVALMYERGPDNVVREDIAERAGVSLRTFSNYFATKYDAVAYRQEHRIRLSAELLRKRPADEPLWTALAEALIEPLRADGVPYGQPASEQISAVQAWSATPEMRTALARVDTGELVKAIAERTGTRVGELYPQLVSDVAIAAMMTVLNRFLDESLEKNVPATLREVFAGISRGLPPR